One Miscanthus floridulus cultivar M001 chromosome 11, ASM1932011v1, whole genome shotgun sequence DNA window includes the following coding sequences:
- the LOC136493550 gene encoding uncharacterized protein: protein MDLGLGGAGRTGGGGGGRSGSGGGRDSPFALGGGGASAAAWTRLVSSGVEDDLVAASGGGGRAGARAGGLPQGHFLEACFLCGKPLASNRDIFMYRGDIPFCTEECRREQIEMDEEMEWKESTPKKLAPRAASPKDVESPPRPPKARAGSILAG from the exons ATGGACTTGGGCCTCGGCGGCGCGGGTAGGACCGGGGGCGGAGGAGGGGGCCGGAGCGGGAGCGGGGGCGGTCGGGACAGCCCGTTCGCTCTCGGCGGGGGCGGTgcgtcggcggcggcgtggaCCCGGCTCGTCAGCTCCGGCGTGGAGGACGACCTGGTGGCCGCGTCGGGAGGAGGAGGACGCGCGGGGGCGAGAGCGGGAGGGCTGCCGCAGGGCCACTTTTTGGAGGCCTGCTTCCTCTGCGGGAAGCCCCTCGCCAGCAACCGCGACATCTTCATGTACAG AGGTGACATCCCGTTCTGTACCGAGGAGTGCAGGAGGGAGCAGATCGAAATGGACGAGGAGATGGAGTGGAAGGAGAGCACCCCAAAGAAGCTGGCGCCGAGAGCTGCATCCCCCAAGGACGTGGAGTCCCCGCCGAGGCCTCCCAAGGCCCGGGCCGGGTCAATCCTTGCCGGCTAA